Within Phycisphaerales bacterium, the genomic segment GTCGTCGCGTATGCCAGGCGTGCTCGTCATGCGCACGCCGCGACAAATACCCGCGGAAATCATGATCCACGGACCGTGACAGATGGATGCGAGCACCTTGCCTGTCTCCGCGAAGTGCCGCGTGAGCCGCAGCACGCTCGCATCACGCCGCAGTTTGTCCGGCATCCAGCCCCCCGGAATCACCAAGCCCGCATAGTTCGCCGGGTCAAGATCCACAATCGCCGAATCCACGCGGCACGGGTAGCCGTGTTTGCCCCGCGCCGTCTCTCCGGCCATCAGCCCCGCAACCGTGACCAGCGCACCGGCCTCTTCCACCCGCAGTTTCGGATACCAGAGTTCGAGGTCTTCGTACTCATCCCCGGCCAGCACGAGTACGCGCTTTCCGCTGAGATCCGCCATCACGAAACTCCTGCCGATACCTACGCAACCCGCGTGTTCCTGCCACCCACGGCACTCGTCGAACAGCCCGCTATCTTAGTCCACCACCCCGCGAAACGCGCCACAATGAGCGGGCGATGCCCATGCGGCACGCGGGGTTACAGACCGGCCTTGCGCACTGCTTCCATCAGGCGCGCCCGCACCGCGCTGTCCAAGACGGTTGGCGGCGCCTGTTCCAGCCGGGCACGCATGCGCGGCCCCCCCGCGGCGATCACGCGGCCAAACCAATCCCATCCGGGGCGCCCGGCATCCAGCGCTGCGATGTCGTCCAGTTCGAGCTGTGCAGGCCACCCGCTGCGCAGTTCGCCCCGTCGCGCTTCCAGACTGCTCGCCACGGTGTAAGCCAGCGCGCGCACCCATGCCGGCTGGTCCCGCGCCTCACGCCACAGCGCCAACTCACGCGCGTAGCCATCGTTGTTCGAGAGGGCCACAACCACAAGCGCCGCGGAAACCGCCGGGTACTCCGGGGCGCGCTGGCCAGGATGCAGCCATCGTTCCAGGCGCGGCGTCACTCCAAGCCCCAAACTCAACCATCGGTCCAACGCATGCTGTGCCAGTTCCCACCCGCCCTCGAGTTGCACGAGCAGGT encodes:
- a CDS encoding type 1 glutamine amidotransferase — its product is MADLSGKRVLVLAGDEYEDLELWYPKLRVEEAGALVTVAGLMAGETARGKHGYPCRVDSAIVDLDPANYAGLVIPGGWMPDKLRRDASVLRLTRHFAETGKVLASICHGPWIMISAGICRGVRMTSTPGIRDDLVNAGALWVDEPVVVDRHFVTSRRPSDLPAFGAALVARLAESRR